TTAATGGCTAACATTGCCCACGCCATTACCCAGGGTAAACAGAGCTTAAGTTTCTGGTTACCTATTTTAAATGCGTTTTACGAGGTGCATGTCGAATTATCCCCTGAATTAAAAAACGCTTATTTGGCTTTAGTGGGTAGCGAAGACGATTTATCAGCTGAAGAAGAAATTGATCACTTAAATGCCATCCGGGAAATGATTGGGGAATTATCTGACTTATCCGTGTTTGATATCGCCGAAAATTTCTTTGCTCAAAGTTACGCAATGCCGCCTGATTTTTTTACTGATTTAATTCTTGATTTATATAGTATTGAAGAGGGACAAGATATTGCGCTATTGACTTTGTTACACCCTAAACAAGAAATTCGTGAAATTGTAGTTGCTACTTTTGAATATTTGATTGACAAAATTACTTTAAGTTCCATTTCCCTTTCACGGCTGCAGACCATTAAAACTTGGTATCCAGCAAGCTATCACGCCCAGTTTGATCGCTGGATCAAAATCCAGCGTAAAAAAGGCGTGGTTTTTAGTGTTGAAAGTGAAAAGCCTACCATGAGAATTAAGGCAAGCGAAGTGGATGGAAGTGGGGCGCAAGGAATCTTTATTCATATTAAAAAGGATAAAATAAATAGGCTATGCGGTTTATTATTCAAGCAAGATCTAGGAATCAAAGACGCGTGGATAACCCCTGAAATTAAAGCAAAAGATGTGGTTAAATATTATGATGAAGCGTTTGATGACAGCGTAACATTGCGCGAGGTTGATGTAACTTATTTAACCATGGCAGTTGGGCACTTTTTAAATTTAACTATCCTCCAAAACGCAATGCCCGATCTGCATTTATTGGAAATCCAAGAATTCCTTGGATTGCACTTCCAGCCTAAAGAACTGGATATCCCATATATCATGGAAGATTTAAGTGTCCAAATTGTCCCTTTTACGCCTGAGGTAATGCAATCATCGTTTAAGCGCTCCAAAACCTGGGCAAAAACTAAGCGTTTTACTGAATCGTGGTATGTAGAAAATGCGCATGTGGATAAATTGGTGAACCGCTGCTGTAGTTTTGTTAATGGCGTAAAAGTGTGTGCTTTAGAAGATGCAATGAAGGCGGTGTTCGAGCAAGAGTTTGAGGTAAGGCGTCAGAAGTGGCTTCTCCATTTTTTGTGGACAGCATTATGGGCGCGGTCTAAGGCACATAAGAATGAAAAAATTTGGCAAGATAGTTTCCTTATTGCCTATGCGATCTACACTGGTCGTCCTCTAAACACTATACCCATTATGCAGGAAATTTGCCATCAGACAGTTCTCAACAGTATCGAAACGATGCAGGAGCGCCGAACGTATCTCAATAAGGAATAGGGATTGTTGACAATTGCTTTTATAGCTGCAAATTTAACTCTAGTAGTTCGCATCCCGTCCTCATTCTTACGTTTCAGAAAAAAATCAAAACATGGCGGGAGGGTAAGGTATTATGTTTGTCTTAAATCAATTGTAAGCAAACCCTAGTGAGAGCAGCATGGTTGCTAAAGAGAATCTTGACCTTTATTATAAAAATGCACGTGATCTTCATTTACCCGCAGTCTATTCCTCTGATCTTGAGGTAGTTAGGATTTATCTAGGCAAAAGAAATTATTATTTCATGGCGACCATCACCCCTTTCAATGATGTTGGCAGCAGTTTTTTGGCAAAAAACAAATATTTACTAAATAGAACGCTTGAACAAGCCCGTTTTCCTGTACCTAAAGCGGTTGGTATTAGTAAGGAGCAATTTATTCATTGCTCGTTGGATGAGCTAATTCATGGACTTAATTTTCCGTTAGTGGTCAAACCACTTAGGGATACAGGCCGTGGAAAAGATGTTTTATGCAATATCAGGGACATAAAGACGCTGTCTGAATACCTGGCTAAATGTTTTCAATATTATGGTGCTATGCAGGTGGAAGAATTCCACACGGACCTGAAGGAATACCGTGTTTTACTATTCCGAGGGAAAGTCATTGGTGTGGTTGAACGCTTCCCAGCTAGAGTGATTGGCGATGGACAGCACACCATCGCTGAACTAATTGATTTAACTAATGAAGAAAGGGCGAAAAAAATCCAAACCCAAAGACACATAACCCATCGTCCATTAGTGATTGATGAAGAGTATGAAAGTTGCCTTAAAGAGCAACAGTTAACTGTGGATAGCATTATCCCCAAAGGAAAAACAATCAGACTTTGTTATACAGTAAATACTGGTCGAGGTGGTGATATATTTTCCCATGGCAAGAAAATTCACCCAGAAAACGCAAAGTATCTTCGCAAGGTGGCTAATCAAACTGGATTAAACTATGTTGGGTTGGATGTCTTGTGTGAGGATATCAACCAGCCTTTTAGTAAAACCAAATGGTTAATTCTCGAGGCCAATTTTAATCCTGATATTACTCTTCATGAAGTGCCTAGCCAGGGTAAAGCGGTTAATGTTACGCGAAAGGTATTAAAACATTTAATTTATCGACATCCAGTCTCCTACCTGTATCACCTCTACACCAAAGAAAAATTTTCAATTTATGCCAAAATGATACTCGTTATTGCGGGTCTCATATTGTTAATGAAGTTAATTAAAATAGTTTGAAGCTTAAGACTTCTCTGGCAAGCTAGATTAGGGTCTGCTAAATTTGATGAAGAATTAAAGAAATTGATCCCATTATTATGCCAATAAAAAATCCCGAGCGTTTTAGCCATATCGAATTAGAAAAAAAGACAATTCCTGAAGAGCGCCTTCACCGTAAGCAAAAATTAGCGGGAGCATTTCGTATCTTTGGTAAATTAGGGTTATGCGAAGGTATAACTGGACATATTACAGCTCGGGATCCAGAGTTTACGGATTGTTTTTGGGTTAATCCTTTTGGTATTTCATTTAATCAAATTAAGGTATCTGACTTAATTTTGTGCGATAGCAAGGGTGAAATTATAGAAGGTAAGCATAGTAAGCTCAATCGTGCAGCATTTGCCATCCATTCGAGCATCCATAAGTCGAGGCCTGATGTTGTTTCTGCTGCACATGCTCATTCACTTTATGGTTCAACTTGGTCAACACTTGGACGATTGCTTGATCCCATAACTCAAACTGCCTGTGCTTTTTATGAAGATCATGCCGTTTTTGATGATTACTCTGGCGTTGTTTTTGCCCTTTCCGAAGGTGAACGTATCGCTTCTGTATTAGGTGATAAGAAAGCAGTGATTCTAAAAAATCATGGCCTACTGACCGTAGGCGAGACCGTTGAAGCGGCCGTTTGGTGGTTTATCTCAATGGAGCGCTGCTGCCAAATGCAAATTCTTGCTGAATCTACTGGGCATCCCCTTCATCTCATTCAACCTGAGGTTGCATTGCGTACACGAGATAATGCTGTAGGGTTTCCTCTTGTGGGTTGGTTTAATTTTGAGCCATTATGGCAAGATATCATTACAGAGTTTCCGGAATTAATGGAATAACGTTTTGCTTTTCCAAGAAATCCACAGGATGACAAATCGAGTTTTAGAGGGAAATAGAGTTGTAATCGAAGGGTGAATTCATAAAAATCTTAATAAAATAATAGACTTGTGGATAAGTTTGAAAATATTTGGAGTAACAGAGAAAAAAAAAAGCACAAAATAAATTAACAACTTGATTTTAAATAAATTTTTATTATATCGCCTTTAATGGTTTAATCCACAGATTCTGTGGATAATTCTGTGGGTTAGTATCTGAATTCTTGAAAAAACTTAATGCTAGCTGGATGCTCGGAATTTATACCAACACCAAAATATGGTTTAAAAATAATCAAAATAGTGGTGTTGCTTTCTCAAAACGCTTTCTATATGATTTTTGCTCGAATAACTGCATCGGTTCTGTCATTCCATAACTATGTTGGATCAAATTGCACGATTTTTTCTCCTCTTTAGTGATAATATCGTTATTATTCCTTTACTGATCATTGGATTTATCTGGCTCGACCGAGCAACCTTTTATCATGCGGTTTGTCTAATTCTTTTCTCTATTCTAGTCAATGTTGCATTAAAAGTGACTTTTCAAATTCCTCTATCGCCATCTCTGGGTAAAAAGGGATACGCATTTCCTAGCGGCCATATGCAATTAGTGACTGTTTTATACACTTGGCTAGCGTTTAAGATCAACCAACTCTGGTTGAGAGTGATAATCATCGCGTTGCTTCTTGGTATAGGATTAAGTTTGATCCATTTTGATTATCATGATTATTATGATGTGTTAGCGGGTATATTTTTTGCTGCATTGTTACTCATCAGCTATTATTTTGCCTCATTAAAGTGGCCGCAAAATCTGCCTTGGTTTATTTTAGGCATAGCAAGCTTTCTGATGATCTATATTCATTGGCGTACGGTTGAAATATTAAGTCACACCTGGATGGCTTATTATGCGCTTTGGGGCCTAATCATTGCAGAACAAATTGCCAACAAAAAAGCTATTGCGTCAGTACGTTCTCATAAACTATTAGCCACATTGCTTTGTTTTGCGTCAATATTAGGTGTTCACACCTTTTTCCGATACGTGATCACGTTGAATCAACCGGCCCCAATCTATCAATTACAATGGCTGTTCATTGGTTTTATTATCCCGTGGACAAATTTTAGTGTGGCAGGTTCGATGAAAAGATATAAGCCTAAATCGTAGAGGGCTTTCTACACAGACAATGTCGTTTACAGACGCGCGTATGGAATCTTTGATTCGGGCGTTAATTTTTCTTTTAGATCATCAATCAATGCCTGCGTTTTTACAGACATTCGTTGTAAGAGCTCCTCTTTTTTAAAATCGACCACGGTAAGGTTTGTATTGGTGTTAAGTGTGAAGCAAACGGGAGTACCTTCTTCTTTGAAACCCACTAAATCAATTTGGTTGTATTTTTCACCGCCTTCAGGATTTGCCCCCCTTAGTTCAGCAAGGTACAAATTTTGGCTCATCATTTTTTTTAATTGCATAAAAGGTTCGTCGTTTCGATGAATGTTAGCAGTTCGATCGAGAAATGTTCGGATCGCCGCGTTTAAGAACATCACCGTTCCTTCCAGATGTGATTGGTTTTCAAGAGTCTTAATTGGCATATTAAACCCTTTTATAAAACTCGACTCTTTCTAGTATAGACAGAATTTAAAATAACAATTTTATTTGGTTAATAAGATTTAGATCCACTCAAGAACGAAGCCATAATTTGCTCAAAACCAATCTAGTTAGATCTTTTATATTACAATTTATACTATGCTTCCTATTTAAAAGGCTATTATGAATTTTCCATTTGATGCTATTTCTGATGACATTAAAAGGTATCTTTTACACAACCGGATTACCCTACACGAATTAACAGGCAGCAACTTTTCTAGGGTGGTTGAACCTTTAAAATTGCTATTTCACAGCTCGATATCAGAGGCAAGTGAGGATGATGCCTTTGTCGAAGAAATATTCGAAGAAGAAGCAATGGTAAACTATTTAACAAGTACGGATTATCATTGTCTGTTCTAAGTGAAGCATGAAACCGGTTTAATAAATAATTTGCCTGTTAATCAACAGGTGATACTGGCGGGAATGATGATTCATTGTTATAAAGATACCTTAGTATTAAGTGCATTGGGTGTTAATCCATCCCGCCAAGGCCAAGGTCTCGGTTCGTTAATGATGGCAATGCTGTACCAATACAGTAATCGGCTATACCTGCTTAATGATGTCACAAAAATAGAATGTAACCCTATAGATAATGAAAGAACGTTCAGATTTTATAGCAGAGATCTTCGATTAACCGAACTCGAGCGTTTTGAAGCGGATTTACCGATCGATCCTCAAGCCATAATGGATCGAAAAAAAACGATTTATCCTGTGACAGTGCCGCGGCATACTTTCTTTCATCACCCTGCTCCAATTGATAAACATGATGAAATGCAGGTTGAACAAGATACTCCTGAAGACGACCAGTTCAATCCCGGGTAAAGCACAATTTATTTTGTTATCTTCGCCATCCTAAAACTTTGCTACAGTTAAGAATAGATATTGGTTTTTCAAAGCTTACAACTCCAGAATAATAAGGCATTAAGAATTATGGATTTTTATTTGAATTTGTTCATTATCGTTGCCGATCAACTCATGTTGTTTATCATCAATATGATAGTGGCCCGGCACGCTGGTGAGGAGTTATTTGGCGATTTCTCAGTAGCAACGAGTGCCTTATTATTAATAGCCACAGTCATTACCTTCGGTATCGACTCAATTATTGCTTACTATGTTCCTAAGTTTTATATACGAAAAAAATATGATGAAATTGGTAACCTAACGAAGTCGGTAAAGGATTTTCTCCAACCTATCTATACTACTTTAATCACTGGAGGAGCCCTTTTAAGTCTGGCAATCATCGCGCTGAGTTATATCATTGGTGATGTTAATGTTTTCGAAATTAGTCATCCTCTTTTTTTATTTCTTTGGGGCGCTGTAGCGTTGTCTTTATATAACATATTTATTCAATTTTTCCGCGCAGTTGACTATATGCGTACCGCTATTCTTTTAAGTTTATTACAAACGATGTTCTATTTTGGCCTAAGTTTGTTTACATACTTTTATCTTTATCCGGTATTGTTTCATGAAAATAGGCATTACTTCCCTCATGTCATGCTTATTGGCTTTATTGTCAGTTATGTCCTTATCGTTATGCTATCCGTCGCCATTGAACGAAGAACGACACTACAGCGGCTTTATGGCAAATATCCAAAGACCGGTACAAGTTACATTGAATGGAAAGAAAAAATGTACGGTTACACCGTGCAAAATCTAAATAAATACATATTTGCCTCCATTCCGTTGTTGATTATTGAATTCATAGGGGCTGATGAAGAGTCTGTAGGATTGTTTTCAGCTGTTGTTTCCATCATTTCTTTAGCAGCTATTGCAATAAGCCCAATTGGCATTTTAATCGGTCCCGAAATTTCTGCCGCTTTTGCACAAAGTAGAGAATTTTTGAAAGCAACCATGATGAAATATTTATTCGTTACTTTTGGTATTTCAATTATTCTGGTGATTGCTCTCGCTGCTTGTGCTCCGCATATTCTCCTTCTTTATAAATCGAATTTTATTCGGGCACTTCCATATACTTATTTTTGTTTAATTAATATAGTCACTTATGCCATTTCTATGCCGTTATCCAAAATGATTCAGTATTCAAGCAAAGGGAATATCATCGGTGCACAATTGACTATATCGATGATGCTATTACAGATCGTTGCATGCTTTATTTTAATCCCCTGGTTAAATTTACTCGGAGCAGTTATTTGTTATATTGGAATTAATATTATTTATAATATGGCAATGATTGCGATGGCGATAAGAATTTATCATCATGATCCGTTTGGCCACGAAGCGATTTAAGAATAACTCACTTCGTACAAGGAAATGTTCTATGAAAAAGCCTTCCGAACTATTACACGATTTGGGAAGTTAGTGATGCAGAAGCCTGGGCCTAGGTGAGCCGTAACCCGGAGGATACTTTGGCAGGTGTTAACTGTTCTCTGCCAGTAATTCTTTCGCATGTGACCGTGTTTGCTCAGTAATTGTAAGTCCTCCAAGCATGCGAGCAATTTCATCAATTTTTTCGGCTTGAGTTAATTGGATAATACGGGAAAAAGTTTGCTCATTGTCAGAATATTTTTCCACAACAAAATGGTGATGGGCACAGGAAGCAACCTGGGGTTGGTGAGTGACACAAAATAGTTGTAGGCGTTCCCCTAACTTACGCAGGAGTTGGCCAACGAGAGCAGCAGTAGCTCCGCCAATACCTACATCCACTTCGTCAAAGAGTAAAGTCGGAGTAGAGCCTCGTTGTGCGGTGATCATTTGTATGGCGAGGCTAATGCGTGAAAGCTCTCCGCCAGAAGCAATTTTTGTTAATGAATCTGGCTGAATGCCTGGGTTGGTACAAACTCTATACTCTACTTTATCCAAACCATGCGGTTGCATTTTGTCTAATGGGGTAATTTCAATGCCTACAAAGCCTTTAGGCATACCTAGCTGGCGAATAATATGGGTGATTTCTTTAGCTAATTTTTCAGCATGGAGCTGCCTTGATTCCCTCAACTTTAGTGCCGCTGCTTCAAAGGTGCGAACTTGCTGGCGGTATTGTTGCAGCAACTGATCTATCCGCTTATCTTTATTCTGGATAGTTTCTAATTCATTCCTCAGGTTTTCAGCATGAATGGGTAATTGGCTGGCTTCAATATGATATTTGCGTGCAGCTTGGTGCAAAATGCTGATGCGGGTTTCAACCTCATGTAAACGCTCTGGATCCAATTGCACTTGTTCCGCGAATTTTTGTATTTCATCCAGTGACTCTTCACATTGAATCAAGGCCGAATTGATGAGTTCGCAAGCAGTCTTTATTTGAGGTTGCTCTTTTGGCAATGCTTGCAAACACGAAAGAATTTGGTTAAGCGCCTGGCAAATATTTGGGGCATCATCTGCACTTAAAAGATGGCAGATTTGTTGGGTGTGCTGTAAATAATCGCGTGCATGATGAAGTAATTGATGCTCCTCATGCAGGGCTTGCATTTCCCCTTCCTTCGGATCAAGCGCCGTTAGCTCCTCAATCTGGAAGCGTAATAAATCGAGTTTGTCGTTGTGCTTCTCTTGGCTTTGCAAGGCATCCAACTCTTGCTTGATGTTCTGACATTGCCGGTAGAGAAGGTTCACTTCATTTAATAGCCCGGAATGACCAGCATAGATGTCCAATTGCTGCCGATGGGTCGGGTGTTGCAATAATGTTTGATGTTGATGTTGTCCGTGAATGTGAACCAGCATCTCACTCAACTCTTTCACTTTTTGTAAAGGAAAAGGTTGGCCGTTAATATAAGATTTAGAGCGGCCCTCAGCATAAAGCACTCGGCGAAGTAAAATCTCACCTTCATCGCATTGGATGTCATGTTCTAATAACCATTGTGCAGGATCTGATTGTGCCTCAAATTGAAAGCTTGCACTGATATCACATTTTTCTTCGCCTGCACGAATTACTGAGGCATCGGCACGCTCACCAAGGGCAAGCATTAATGCATCAATCATGATGGATTTACCCGCTCCTGTTTCGCCAGTGAAAGCGGTCATTCCACTTTTGAAATCAAGATCGAGTTGTTTGACGATTGCGAAATTTTCAATGCGCAGGGTAGTTAACATGGTTTATCCCTGGTGTTTAGATTCCCAGCCTAGTTTAATCCGTAATGTATCATAATAATGATAATCGCAAGGATGCAATAGGCGAAGTTGCTGTGCGTTTTTTTCAATGGAAACCAATTGGCCAGGTTTAACCATACGTGACTCATGGCCATCGCAGCTGACCCGTAAATCGCTTTCATTGCGCATACTGATTTTTAAATCAATCTTTACCTGGCCATCAACAACTAACGGCCGGGAACTTAGGCTATGAGAAAACATGGGCACTAAAACAATGGCGTTCAATTGAGGGTGCATGATAGGTCCACCTGCTGACAATGCGTATGCAGTAGAGCCAGTTGGCGTTGAAAGGATTAAACCGTCAGAACGGTAGCGGCAAACGAATTGCTGGTTAATGATCACATCAAACTCAATTAAATGTGTTTCAGTTCCACGTCCTAAGACCACATCATTAAGCGCGTCACCTTGGAAATAGGTGGTTTCCCCATCATGGATTCTGGTGTAGAGCAAAAAACGTTGCTCTTCTTCGTATTCGCCTGCTAAAACTGGGGCAAGATGGCTTTCGATATTATTTGGTGAAATATCAGTTAAAAAGCCTAGTCGGCCGCGATTGATTCCAATAACTGGGACATTGACTTTAATGGCCATGCGCGCAGCAGAAAGCAGGCTGCCATCACCACCGACGACTACAATTAAATCTTGTTTTTCCCCCATTGCCTCACGGGAGAGGGTAGGAAGATCAATGTCAAAACTCGATGCGGTATCAACATCTAAGAAGGTATCAATTTTCTTGGTGTGTAAAAAATCAACCAAACGATGCAAGCTTTCAGTAACTCCTCCATTAGCACGATATTGGCGCGCATAGAGAATGACTCGTTTAAATTTTTGTTTCATGGTTGTCGTTGTCGATAGGGTAGGTGGACGCTGAAATAAAATTGGGTCTTATTCTACCTTATTATTCTTTTTTTTGCTTAATAATTCTTTTTGACAGTAAGCAACAATACTGGATAGACTTACGAAAAATTCACCAGGGGTGCTTTGGTTAACAAAGCTGAGAAAAACCCTTAGAACCTGCACTGGGTAATGCCTGCGGAGGGAGAGTGAAAGTGCCATGTTATGGTCATTTGCACCTTACCTTCCATTCTTTTAATTTTTAAGGAGGTAAGTGTGAAGACGCGATTCATCTGCTCAGCAGTTTATGCACGCGAAAGATTTCATGGACTGCGGATGATTCACAGTAGCTTGACTGTGAACAAAATAATCACCAAAAGCGCTTCAATCCTTTCACAAATTTACGACCATCCCTTTAATTATCAACTCAAAGCAGGAAGTTTGCCGATAAAATCATTTCAACATTATATCGAGCAAGACAGGCACTATTTACGGAAATTCGCCCTTGCCCTACAAATTGCCTCTGAAAGGCTGACAGTACAATCCCATAAGCACAAGTTTAAACAGTTTGCAGGAGACATGCTTGAAACCGAGCGCGAGTTGCATGAAAAATACCTTGGCAAACTGCTCCCGTATTCCCTTTTTAGCCAAAGTAAAAATTCACAACAAAAAGAAATTCCGGTAATTGCCAATTACACACGCTATCTATTGCATAAGGCGCAAAATAGTTCTGTCGAGGAGGCTGTTATTAGCCTTCTTCCCTGTTTCTATATATACATGGAACTAGGAAAACGAATGCAAGTTCATCATTGTAAGGCCAATAACCCCTACCTGGCGTGGATTGCATCTTATTCCAGCCAACAATTTAAGTCATCGACGGAAGAGATTATAAGGATCAGTGATGAACTGCTTAAAGGAGTTTTGTGTGTGGAAAAGCAGATTGCCATTTGCGCATCCTTTCGCATTTCGGCTGAATATGAGTACCAGTTTTTTGATGCCATTTACTCGAAGGCCCATTCGATGAAGTTCACGGATGAACTTTTTAAAATCCGTCCCTAGCTCGATTATTATCGAAGACAATGAGCTAAGATTTTATTGAGACCATAAGGAATACAAAAGTGAATAACGTAGAGGACAAATGGCATTCCCATTCTGCTGATGCTCTAATAAAGAAATTAGGCTCAAGCTTAGATGGTCTTTCTTTAGAGGAAGCAAAAAGGCGGTTGGGTATCTATGGTCCCAACGCGATTTCAATTCAGCCTAAAACCCCGGTTTTTCAGCGAATTCTTAATCAATTTCATAATGTGCTCATCTATACTTTATTGATCGCTGCCTTCTTTACGGCATGTTTGCAGCATTGGATAGACACTGGTGTTATCGTTGGCGTTGTCATGCTTAATGCCATGATTGGGTATATCCAAGAAGAAAAAGCCGAGAAAGCGATTGCTGCATTAAAGAATATGTTAACCCCGCAATCCCATGTGGTACGTGAGGGCAAGCATTTGCATATGGATTCAAGCAATCTGGTTCCTGGTGATATTGTTTTGCTTCATTCAGGAGACAAAGTACCTGCCGATGTGCGATTACTTGAAACAAAGAATTTACAAATTCAAGAAGCCATTCTAACAGGCGAATCGATCCCGGTTGATAAAAATTGTTGTATTGTAAGCGAAAATACACCCCTTGCTGAGCGTTTATGCATGGCTTATGCAGGGACTTTAGTGACTTATGGTTTTGCCAAAGGTATTGTGGTGTCAACTGGAAAAAGAACGGAAATTGGCCGGATATCTTCAATGCTTGAAAGCATCCCGCAATTGGCTACCCCCTTAATCCGCCAGATGGCTATTTTTTCTCGCTGGTTGGCAGTAGCCATTTTATTTTTCTCATTAGTCATTTTTTTATTTGGCATTTTTATCCGACATTATCCAATTGATGAAATGTTCATTGCCGCTGTAGCTATTGCTGTATCAGCTATTCCTGAGGGTTTGCCAGCTGTCATGACCATCGTTTTAGCTGTAGGTGTTACGCGCATGGCAACGCATCAAGCTATTGTTAGAAGACTTCCTGCGGTCGAGACATTAAGCTCAGTGACGGTCATCTGCACGGATAAAACAGGAACGCTCACTAAAAATGAGCTAACCATTCAACATGTTATAACGGCGGAGCACGACTATTTCGTCACTGGAAGTGGTTATAACGATAAGGGTAGGATTCATTTAAATCATCAAGAGGTTAATTTAAATTCGCACCCTGATTTATTGAAGCTTATCCAAGCAGGTTTACTTTGCAATGATGCTGCTCTGCATAAAGAAAATGAAAGTTGGCATTTAGTTGGTAATCAGATCGATGGCGCATTTCTAGCATTAGGATTTAAAGCAAACATTGATTATGGTAATGCGCTTAAGCAGTATAAAAAAAACGATTTCATTCCTTTTGACTCGACTCATAAGTATATGGCTAGTTTGCATCATGACCATAATGGAAACGCTTACATTTATGTCAAAGGTGCACCCGAGAGAATCCTCGATATGTGTTCATATCAACTGCAAAACCAGAAGCCCATTACAATTGATAAACCATTTTGGTATACGCAAATCACTAAACTTGCGCAAAACGGTATGCGAGTTATTGGTTTGGCTTATCGCACGACAGCGTACAGCCATGCAAATCTTCTAGTCAATGACGTTGAAAAAAATCTTATCTTTTTAGGTCTCATAGGGATCACGGACCCTCCGCGAGAAGAAGCTCTTCATGCGGTTGCGCAGTGTCAAAAAGCAGGTGTTCGTATCAAAATTGTCACAGGTGATCATAAAGAAACAGCTCGTGCAATTGGCAGGCAGCTTGGTATTGACGTTGATCAAGTTTTAACTGGCGAAGATCTGGATGAATTAGATGATGCCTTGCTCGCAAAAAAAATAGACGACATCGACATCTATGCAAGAACGACACCGGAACATAAACTGCGACTAATCAATGCACTGCGTGAGCACGACCATATCATTGCGATGACGGGTGATGGGGTAAACGATGCGCCTGCGCTAAAAAATGCTGATATCGGTATTGCAATGGGATTAAAAGGCACGGATGTTG
The genomic region above belongs to Legionella micdadei and contains:
- a CDS encoding cation-translocating P-type ATPase, producing the protein MNNVEDKWHSHSADALIKKLGSSLDGLSLEEAKRRLGIYGPNAISIQPKTPVFQRILNQFHNVLIYTLLIAAFFTACLQHWIDTGVIVGVVMLNAMIGYIQEEKAEKAIAALKNMLTPQSHVVREGKHLHMDSSNLVPGDIVLLHSGDKVPADVRLLETKNLQIQEAILTGESIPVDKNCCIVSENTPLAERLCMAYAGTLVTYGFAKGIVVSTGKRTEIGRISSMLESIPQLATPLIRQMAIFSRWLAVAILFFSLVIFLFGIFIRHYPIDEMFIAAVAIAVSAIPEGLPAVMTIVLAVGVTRMATHQAIVRRLPAVETLSSVTVICTDKTGTLTKNELTIQHVITAEHDYFVTGSGYNDKGRIHLNHQEVNLNSHPDLLKLIQAGLLCNDAALHKENESWHLVGNQIDGAFLALGFKANIDYGNALKQYKKNDFIPFDSTHKYMASLHHDHNGNAYIYVKGAPERILDMCSYQLQNQKPITIDKPFWYTQITKLAQNGMRVIGLAYRTTAYSHANLLVNDVEKNLIFLGLIGITDPPREEALHAVAQCQKAGVRIKIVTGDHKETARAIGRQLGIDVDQVLTGEDLDELDDALLAKKIDDIDIYARTTPEHKLRLINALREHDHIIAMTGDGVNDAPALKNADIGIAMGLKGTDVAKEASEIVLADDNFASIVLAVKEGRTVYDNLKKLILFLLPNDAGEGLTVFLAILIGYTLPITPLQILWVNLVTAVTLGLALAFEPTEGNIMLRKPRASREPLLSGFLLWRILFVSILFVVVIFGLFIYETHRGANLYYARTTVVNALVVMEIFYLINCRKIYDSVLNFEGLFGSLPVLTSISIVISLQIGFTYLPFMQTLFEAKPLLLTEWVIIISICIIMFVVIEFEKWVLHAIQKRKNSLHPTKK